Proteins encoded within one genomic window of Pogoniulus pusillus isolate bPogPus1 unplaced genomic scaffold, bPogPus1.pri scaffold_74_arrow_ctg1, whole genome shotgun sequence:
- the LOC135174539 gene encoding LOW QUALITY PROTEIN: ral guanine nucleotide dissociation stimulator-like 1 (The sequence of the model RefSeq protein was modified relative to this genomic sequence to represent the inferred CDS: substituted 1 base at 1 genomic stop codon) has product MTFQSCCFSLAALSQRTGNWILFPFQWSVVAEGSCGCLSLSLNIWKSWEIPWVPVRIKGSDTHLRAMCNVSVGGVKGIGSLICLETETLLSFTWQGSDDAAEEQIEEEQRTMSSKHAVSQLEVTKIRAIKAGTLEKLVENLLTSFGDHDFAYTDIFLSTYKAFTSTKRVLELLLDRKENLETPAFEETESKNCSEHKALPRTAVASVLSAWLSQCSEDFXEPPNYPSLLKVLDYLNRNLPGSDTEKKAQKLLEKFQSEGTENNCDEFLNTSCHVLEVQYEEELQFSSLPEALVAEQLTYMDSKLFQKVVSQHCLGSIWSRRDRDENKELVLSIRATITQFNAVCNCVVSTIVKNKDLKTHQRARIMERWIHIAHECRALKNFSALGAVVSALQSCAVFWLKSSRARVPKKAVLLLEELAHIFADRSNYLAAKELVAKGTGQVLVPYLGAFLTDLVMLDAALGGLLNFEKRRREFEVISQIKLLQSACKSYFLTPNHKFIQWFRKQEHLTEEESYRLSQEIEAAAKIRPAPAKRQQSVVERLSLLLMGSEAVTHSMAAKEHPDFRPKGSSGESDDSARISASEVSHFEAEEAGLQHSQGHSLDELHKQGPTEGI; this is encoded by the exons AGCTGTTGCTTCTCACTTGCAGCACTCTCTCAGAGGACAGGTAACTGGATTTTGTTTCCGTTCCAATGGTCTGTTGTAGCagaaggaagctgtggctgcctgagcCTGAGCCTCAACATCTGGAAGAGTTGGGAGATACCCTGGGTGCCTGTGAGGATAAAGGGATCTGATACACATCTTAGGGCAATGTGT AATGTCTCTGTAGGAGGTGTGAAAGGAATTGGGAGTCTCATCTGCCTGGAGACAGAAACTCTGCTGTCTTTCACATGGCAGGGGAGTGAtgatgcagcagaggagcag AtagaagaggagcagaggaccATGTCTTCAAAACATGCTGTCAGCCAGCTGGAGGTGACCAAGATCCGGGCAATTAAAGCTGGCACGCTGGAGAAGCTTGTGGAAAACCTTTTGACATCTTTTGGAGACCACGATTTTGCCTACACAGACATCTTCCTCTCAACATACAAGGCATTTACATCCACTAAGAGAGTCCTGGAGCTTCTCCTTGACCG AAAGGAGAACCTGGAGACCCCAGCCTTCgaggagacagagagcaagAACTGCTCCGAGCACAAAGCTCTGCCTAGAAC GGCTGTAGCATCAGTGTTAAGTGCCTGGCTCAGTCAGTGCTCCGAGGACTTCTGAGAGCCTCCCAACTACCCTTCTCTCCTGAAGGTTCTGGACTACCTGAACAGGAACCTGCCTGGCTCTGACACAGAGAAGAAGGCCCAGAAACTCTTGGAAAAATTCCAGAGTGAAGGAACAGAGAACAACT GTGATGAATTCCTTAATACCAGCTGCCATGTCCTGGAGGTCCAATATGAAGAAGAACTACAATTTTCTTCTTTGCCTGAGGCCCTTGTAGCAGAACAGCTGACCTACATGGACTCT AAATTGTTCCAGAAAGTTGTTTCCCAGCATTGTTTGGGGAGCATTTGGTCACGCAGGGACAGGGATGAAAACAAAGAGCTGGTGCTTAGCATCAGAGCCACCATCACTCAGTTCAACGCCGTTTGCAATTGCGTTGTGAGCACCATCGTGAAGAATAAGGACCTAAAGACACATCAGAGAGCCAGGATCATGGAGAGATGGATCCATATTGCCCAT GAGTGTCGTGCGCTGAAGAATTTTTCTGCCCTGGGGGCTGTTGTTTCGGCACTGCAATCCTGTGCTGTCTTTTGGCTCAAGAGTTCCCGGGCACGTGTTCCAAA aaaggcagtgctgctgttagAGGAGCTGGCCCATATCTTTGCAGACCGTAGCAATTACTTGGCAGCTAAGGAGCTGGTGGCAAAG GGGACAGGGCAAGTCCTGGTACCTTACCTCGGTGCTTTCCTCACTGATCTTGTCATGCTCGACGCAGCTCTT GGCGGGCTGCTGAACTTCGAGAAGAGGCGCAGG GAGTTTGAGGTGATTTCCCAAATTAAGCTGCTTCAGTCTGCGTGTAAGAGCTATTTCTTGACGCCCAACCACAAATTCATCCAGTGGTTCAGGAAGCAGGAGCACTTAActgaggaggagag TTACCGCCTGTCACAGGAGATTGAAGCAGCTGCTAAGATCAGACCCGCACCAGCCAAACGTCAGCAGAGTGTGGTGGAGAGGCTCAGCCT GCTCCTGATGGGCTCTGAGGCAGTCACCCACAGCATGGCTGCCAAAGAACATCCTGACTTCAGGCCTAAGGGAAGCTCTGGGGAGAGTGATGACTCGGCCAGAATCTCGGCATCTGAGGTCAGTCATTTTGAAGCTGAAGAGGCAGGtctgcagcactcccagggGCACTCTTTGGATGAACTACACAAGCAGGGACCAACAGAAGGGATTTGA